A stretch of Clostridia bacterium DNA encodes these proteins:
- a CDS encoding GIY-YIG nuclease family protein: MPYVYMLRCQDGTLYTGWTMDIDKRVKVHNAGKGAKYTRSRLPVELVYYKFENDKIWAMKEEYRIKQLTRKEKMKLVATMPSPLCKE; encoded by the coding sequence ATGCCCTATGTATATATGCTACGGTGCCAAGATGGAACGCTTTATACCGGGTGGACGATGGATATTGACAAAAGAGTAAAAGTTCATAATGCTGGCAAAGGTGCTAAATACACTAGATCACGCTTGCCTGTAGAATTGGTGTATTATAAGTTCGAGAACGATAAAATATGGGCGATGAAAGAAGAATACCGAATTAAGCAGTTAACGAGAAAGGAAAAAATGAAGTTGGTAGCGACAATGCCGTCTCCCCTATGCAAGGAGTAG
- a CDS encoding PucR family transcriptional regulator ligand-binding domain-containing protein, with amino-acid sequence MKIRVVDLLSHTYFKTSRVLAGKQGLNNYISSIQVVENIDVTQYWRGGELVISSGYNFLDRTEEHKDLIKGLVLAGIAGLCITTNNLIDNKLPDTLMEAAEEYEFPVITFPAGKVFGEVCDFMNNHLFSRLTNEIKRRDEVIREINDWIYKEGLQGMLKALYKWTGMKTALLYEGNVLSCPPLSDREDEIIRCRHWINVPDNALLYSNVGHYVYRDKKGEVEWLGAKISTPSQFENFVMLFQENMEFTKDDEMLLGASLSACALEIKRLKGLSEEKAKHRENLFKSIIEKGISYEEARHQAAQLGYSLAKNSSIALMNIKKPAVSLSMEGFIQSFKAIVKELFPSAPFWVQPDDKTIVLILSDSDEEIIRSLYRKIQGLDQALTFTIGIGKSRTYDKICKSYQEALRAIEIGESLGEEANIYFFNQLGFYGFINVVEDREVMKSYYEDYILPLERQFKEEHLTEMLDTLSLFFEMRFSYAKTAEQMHVHRNTVDYRMAAIEKACNIDMRNYEDRFNMGIALKLLPLIRHMKEEL; translated from the coding sequence ATGAAAATTCGAGTAGTGGATTTGTTGTCTCATACATATTTTAAGACATCTAGAGTGTTAGCAGGTAAGCAGGGTTTAAATAACTATATATCATCAATTCAGGTGGTTGAGAATATTGATGTTACACAGTATTGGCGCGGTGGAGAGCTTGTGATTAGTTCAGGTTATAATTTTTTAGACCGCACCGAAGAACACAAGGACCTTATTAAAGGTTTGGTCTTAGCTGGTATAGCTGGTTTGTGTATTACCACCAATAATTTGATTGATAATAAGCTTCCGGACACGCTGATGGAAGCGGCGGAAGAATATGAATTTCCGGTCATAACGTTTCCTGCGGGAAAGGTGTTTGGAGAAGTATGTGATTTTATGAATAACCATCTCTTTTCTCGACTGACAAACGAGATAAAGAGACGTGATGAGGTGATTCGAGAAATCAATGACTGGATATATAAGGAGGGCCTGCAGGGCATGCTGAAGGCCTTGTATAAGTGGACTGGCATGAAGACAGCTTTGCTCTATGAAGGGAATGTGCTTTCTTGTCCGCCACTAAGTGACCGAGAGGATGAGATAATTCGGTGTAGACACTGGATTAATGTACCTGATAATGCATTACTATATAGTAATGTAGGACATTACGTCTATCGTGATAAGAAAGGCGAAGTGGAGTGGCTAGGTGCTAAAATCTCAACACCCAGCCAGTTTGAAAATTTCGTGATGCTTTTTCAGGAAAATATGGAGTTTACGAAAGATGATGAAATGCTTTTGGGTGCTTCCTTATCTGCTTGTGCTTTGGAAATTAAGAGACTAAAGGGATTGAGTGAGGAAAAGGCCAAACACCGGGAGAACTTATTTAAAAGTATTATTGAAAAAGGAATCAGCTATGAAGAGGCACGACATCAGGCGGCACAACTGGGATATAGTTTAGCAAAAAATTCTTCAATTGCTTTAATGAATATTAAAAAGCCTGCTGTTTCCTTAAGTATGGAGGGGTTTATTCAAAGTTTTAAAGCTATTGTCAAGGAGCTGTTTCCCAGCGCACCATTTTGGGTACAACCTGATGACAAAACGATAGTTTTAATACTAAGTGATTCAGATGAAGAGATTATTCGCAGCTTATATCGAAAAATTCAAGGCTTAGATCAGGCTCTTACCTTTACGATTGGAATTGGGAAATCTAGGACTTATGATAAAATATGCAAAAGCTATCAAGAAGCGCTTCGAGCTATTGAAATTGGAGAATCATTGGGGGAAGAGGCCAATATCTACTTCTTTAATCAATTGGGCTTCTATGGGTTTATCAATGTGGTAGAAGACCGCGAAGTTATGAAAAGCTATTATGAAGACTATATTCTCCCGTTGGAAAGACAGTTTAAAGAAGAACATCTTACGGAAATGCTGGATACATTAAGCTTGTTTTTTGAGATGCGCTTTAGCTATGCCAAGACTGCTGAGCAGATGCACGTTCATCGTAATACAGTGGATTATCGCATGGCAGCAATAGAAAAGGCCTGTAATATTGATATGCGTAATTATGAGGATAGGTTTAATATGGGGATTGCATTAAAACTTCTTCCACTTATACGACATATGAAAGAAGAACTGTAG